From a single Bacteroidota bacterium genomic region:
- a CDS encoding site-specific DNA-methyltransferase — translation MSKELGNTENPIENVQSHDWNKERLAQLKNLMPDLFTNDGQLNINELKKVVDPSLVTETERYEFRWFGKSNAKREAFTPTDATLVYDEHRSVNPTESDNLIIEGENLAVLKLLSNSYREQVKCIYIDPPYNTGKDFVYSDKFNQDKAAYWEDAEVTENGLKIDTNTETDGRFHSNWLNMMYSRLLIARQLLKEDGVIFISIDDNEVHHLRKLCDEVFGEENFGGQIVWQTATDNNPTQVATEHEYVLCYMKSKESQDFWETPSEKGQIIQEKYEELKSTFNNDIEKIQAELRKWIRKQTNGDDLSGVSHYSYVDEQGVFYPGNSANTKPGGYTYDIIHPVTNEVCSKPEYGYRWPFETFDEADKRGDVQWGDDHNTIPKIKKRLDTVTQRLKSYYYEDNRATTADLKNLFGGVKVFNNPKSVNFLNHIFKFVSNENDVILDFFAGSGSTGESVFDLMNTDFGRRKFILVQLPEATDEKSEAYKAGYKKISDITIERNKRVVERIIKEKKEAQPNLFSKKEDEQNQLKGLGFKVFKLQKSNFPRVEYAPDPNKTHEENIEALKKYIRDKEAQLISAFNKEELITEILLKNGFKLNYTLTKQEQFTKNEILFATDGDKETLVCLDGDLAEETVEHFKKHTEQKLIVLERALDTTKKWNLKHYMKDNFKAF, via the coding sequence ATGAGTAAGGAATTAGGAAATACAGAAAACCCAATAGAAAACGTACAATCGCACGATTGGAACAAAGAACGTTTGGCTCAACTTAAAAACCTGATGCCCGATTTGTTTACCAATGACGGACAACTCAATATCAACGAACTCAAAAAAGTAGTTGACCCCAGTTTAGTTACCGAAACTGAACGATACGAATTTCGTTGGTTTGGCAAAAGCAACGCCAAGCGTGAAGCCTTTACGCCTACTGATGCTACCTTGGTGTATGACGAACACAGAAGCGTAAACCCTACAGAAAGCGACAACCTCATTATTGAAGGCGAAAATTTGGCGGTGCTTAAACTACTTAGCAACAGCTACCGTGAACAAGTAAAGTGTATTTACATTGATCCACCTTACAACACAGGTAAAGACTTTGTGTATTCTGACAAATTTAACCAAGACAAGGCGGCATATTGGGAAGATGCCGAAGTTACTGAAAACGGGCTAAAAATAGACACCAATACCGAAACAGACGGACGTTTTCACTCCAACTGGCTCAATATGATGTACAGCCGTTTGTTGATTGCTCGACAGTTGTTAAAAGAAGATGGCGTTATTTTTATTTCTATTGATGATAATGAAGTACATCATTTAAGAAAATTGTGTGATGAAGTTTTTGGAGAGGAGAATTTTGGAGGACAAATAGTTTGGCAAACAGCAACAGATAATAATCCAACACAAGTAGCAACAGAACACGAGTACGTTTTGTGTTATATGAAAAGTAAAGAATCTCAAGATTTTTGGGAAACACCTTCAGAAAAAGGTCAAATAATTCAAGAAAAATACGAGGAATTAAAAAGTACTTTTAATAATGATATTGAAAAAATTCAGGCAGAATTAAGAAAGTGGATTAGAAAGCAAACTAATGGTGATGATTTATCAGGGGTTTCTCATTACTCCTATGTTGATGAACAAGGTGTTTTTTACCCCGGAAATTCTGCAAACACAAAACCAGGAGGTTATACTTATGATATAATTCATCCTGTAACAAATGAAGTTTGCTCCAAACCAGAATATGGTTATAGATGGCCTTTTGAAACTTTTGATGAAGCAGATAAAAGAGGAGATGTTCAATGGGGTGATGACCATAATACAATCCCAAAAATTAAAAAAAGACTTGATACCGTAACCCAACGATTAAAAAGTTATTATTATGAAGATAATAGGGCAACAACTGCTGATCTGAAGAATTTATTTGGCGGAGTTAAAGTTTTTAACAACCCTAAATCAGTTAACTTTTTAAATCACATTTTTAAATTTGTGAGCAATGAAAATGATGTTATTTTAGACTTTTTTGCAGGCTCAGGTTCAACAGGAGAATCAGTATTTGATTTAATGAACACAGATTTTGGCAGACGAAAATTTATTTTAGTCCAACTTCCAGAAGCAACAGACGAGAAAAGTGAGGCCTACAAAGCAGGCTATAAAAAGATTAGTGATATAACTATTGAGCGTAATAAACGAGTGGTAGAGAGAATTATCAAAGAAAAGAAAGAAGCTCAACCAAATTTGTTCAGCAAAAAAGAAGATGAACAAAATCAATTAAAAGGGCTTGGATTCAAAGTATTCAAACTGCAAAAATCAAATTTTCCAAGAGTAGAATATGCCCCCGACCCAAATAAAACGCACGAAGAAAATATTGAAGCACTCAAGAAATACATCAGAGACAAAGAAGCACAATTAATTTCTGCCTTCAACAAAGAAGAATTAATCACGGAAATTTTACTAAAAAATGGTTTCAAACTCAATTATACGCTAACCAAGCAAGAGCAATTTACCAAAAACGAAATCCTTTTTGCTACAGATGGCGACAAAGAAACCTTGGTTTGCTTAGATGGCGATTTGGCAGAAGAAACCGTAGAACATTTCAAAAAACACACTGAGCAAAAACTCATTGTGCTAGAACGTGCCTTAGACACCACCAAAAAATGGAATCTAAAACACTATATGAAGGATAATTTTAAAGCGTTTTAG